A DNA window from Setaria viridis chromosome 2, Setaria_viridis_v4.0, whole genome shotgun sequence contains the following coding sequences:
- the LOC117845689 gene encoding ethylene-responsive transcription factor FZP has translation MNTRGSGSSSGGSNQTLMAFSEQKPASGQPQPSPPSSPSERPPAGRGRRRAQEPGRFLGVRRRPWGRYAAEIRDPTTKERHWLGTFDTAQEAALAYDRAALSMKGAQARTNFVYTHAAYNYPPFLAPFHAQAPSSLQYGQHGGAPHIGSYHHHHYQASAGGAGSSSSSGECSAPAAVDRADGTLLMDRNGHDFLFASADDSSGYLSSVVPESCLRPRSSAAAVEDLRRYSDADAYGMGMGLREDVDDLAQMVAGFWGSAGGDADQLCGFPSGGGDMVASSQGSDGYSPFSFLSH, from the coding sequence ATGAACACTCGAggcagtggcagcagcagcggtggcAGCAACCAGACCCTCATGGCGTTCTCCGAGCAGAAGCCGGCGTCGGGCCAGCCGCAGCCGtccccgccgtcgtcgccgagcGAGCGGCCGCCAgcggggcgcggccgccggcgcgcgcagGAGCCCGGGCGGTTCCTGGGCGTTCGCCGGCGCCCGTGGGGCCGGTACGCGGCGGAGATCCGCGACCCGACGACCAAGGAGCGGCATTGGCTGGGCACGTTCGACACGGcgcaggaggcggcgctggCCTACGACCGCGCCGCGCTGTCGATGAAGGGTGCGCAGGCGCGCACCAACTTCGTGTACACGCACGCGGCGTACAACTACCCGCCGTTCCTGGCGCCGTTCCACGCGCAGGCGCCGTCGTCCCTGCAGTACGGGCAGCACGGCGGCGCGCCGCACATTGGCtcgtaccaccaccaccactaccaGGCCTCGGCAGGcggcgccggctcctcctcgtcgtcgggggagtgctcggcgccggcggccgtggaTCGCGCCGACGGGACGCTGCTGATGGACCGCAACGGGCACGACTTCCTGTTCGCGAGCGCGGACGACAGCTCCGGGTACCTGAGCAGCGTGGTCCCGGAGAGCTGCCTCCGGCcgcggagcagcgcggcggcggtggaggaccTGCGGCGGTACTCGGACGCGGACGCCTACGGGATGGGGATGGGCCTCCGGGAGGACGTGGACGACCTGGCGCAGATGGTGGCCGGGTTCTggggcagcgccggcggcgacgcggacCAGCTGTGCGGGTtcccgtccggcggcggcgacatggtGGCGTCGTCGCAGGGGTCCGACGGCTACTCGCCCTTCAGCTTCCTCTCCCACTGA
- the LOC117845196 gene encoding probable GTP-binding protein OBGC1, chloroplastic: MAPPAVAAATAFPFRLFSAEARRNARGARGGKRSAARPLKSSPPPRPPSSSSSSSVSGGGVAATTFTRLPLRDAPESAEVTLDRFPTAPANPEAPAPAPTRGNGVQRLEDEEEFEVGLGATSFAQIPLRDSPDGVELTIGQFDARVAGGKSAGGRGFARQMVEHREDDGDEEFVVNSRDVFEVKKGRNARAVVPEVLDDDDDVVVFDPDYGVDSDDEEEFHMFPIKQSHEAGATPRTELGELEYDEEDDDDDDEIVVFHPDYDDEDEDEEAFEEDDDYEEGDGEAKEKGVPAVMRCFDTAKIFAKAGDGGNGVVAFRREKYVPYGGPSGGDGGRGGDVYVQVDGEMNSLLPFRKSVHFRAGRGAHGMGQQQAGAKGEDVVIKVPPGTVVRSSDDGVELLELMKPGQRALLLPGGRGGRGNAAFKSGTNKVPRIAEKGEKGPEMWLALELKLVADVGIVGAPNAGKSTLLSVISAAKPTIANYPFTTLLPNLGVVSLDFDATMVVADLPGLLEGAHRGYGLGYEFLRHSERCSVLVHVVDGSAQQPDYEFEAVRLELELFSPSLVDKPYVVVYNKMDLPEASDRWNTFREKLQAQGIEPYCISAINRQGTHDVIHAAYKLLQKERQRIKETEEWSGTENLNHVSDAIKRERRAPMNEFEIFHDKGTSTWTVVGAGIERFVQMTNWQYSDSLKRFQHALEACGVNKTLIKRGVKEGDTVIIGEMEMVWNDEAKSNRPSKTMNTKDDAVRWPEFG; encoded by the exons atggcgccgcccgccgtcgccgccgcaacGGCGTTCCCGTTCCGCCTCTTCTCCGCGGAGGCCCGACGGAACGCCAGGGGCGCGCGGGGGGGCAAGCGGAGCGCCGCGAGGCCGCTCAAGTCCTCGCCCCCGCCTCgccctccctcctcttcttcctcctcctccgtcagcggcggcggcgtcgcggcgacAACGTTCACCCGGCTCCCGCTCCGCGACGCGCCGGAGTCAGCGGAGGTCACGCTCGACCGGTTCCCCACCGCCCCGGCCAACCCGGAGGCGCCAGCACCCGCTCCCACACGCGGGAACGGTGTCCAGCGgctggaggacgaggaggagttcgaggTGGGGTTGGGGGCCACCTCGTTCGCGCAGATTCCGCTGCGGGACTCGCCGGACGGTGTGGAGCTCACCATTGGCCAGTTCGACGCCCGCGTGGCCGGTGGGAAGAGCGCGGGAGGCCGCGGGTTCGCGCGGCAAATGGTCGAACACCGTGAAGACGACGGTGACGAGGAGTTCGTCGTCAACAGCCGAGACGTATTTGAGGTCAAAAAGGGGCGGAATGCTCGGGCTGTTGTACCCGAggtgctcgacgacgacgatgacgtcGTGGTGTTCGACCCGGACTACGGCGTCGacagcgacgacgaggaggaattCCACATGTTCCCGATCAAGCAAAGTCACGAAGCTGGTGCCACTCCACGCACGGAGCTGGGAGAGCTAGAGTAcgacgaggaagacgacgacgacgacgatgagatTGTAGTGTTCCACCCAGactacgacgacgaggacgaggacgaggaggcctttgaggaggacgacgactaCGAGGAAGGGGACGGGGAGGCGAAGGAGAAGGGCGTGCCCGCCGTGATGCGTTGCTTCGACACGGCCAAGATATTCGCCAAAGCCGGGGACGGCGGCAACGGCGTGGTGGCTTTCCGCCGCGAGAAGTACGTGCCGTACGGGGGCCCctcgggcggcgacggcggccgcgggggcgaCGTGTACGTGCAGGTGGACGGGGAGATGAACTCGCTGCTGCCGTTCCGCAAGTCCGTGCActtccgcgccggccgcggcgcgcacGGCATGGGCCAGCAGCAGGCTGGCGCCAAGGGCGAGGACGTCGTGATCAAGGTCCCGCCGGGGACGGTGGTGCGGTCGTCGGACGATGGCGTGGAGCTGCTCGAGCTGATGAAGCCTGGGCAGCGCGCGCTGCTGCTTCCAGGTGGGCGTGGCGGCCGCGGCAATGCGGCGTTCAAGTCCGGCACAAACAAGGTGCCCAGGATCGCAGAGAAGGGGGAGAAGGGCCCAGAAAT GTGGCTAGCTTTGGAGCTAAAGTTGGTTGCTGATGTGGGGATTGTAGGTGCTCCAAATGCTGGAAAGAGCACTCTCTTGAGTGTTATTAGTGCTGCCAAACCAACTATAGCCAATTATCCTTTCACAACATTACTGCCAAATCTTGGAGTTGTCTCGTTAGATTTTGATGCTACAATGGTTGTGGCAGACCTTCCTGGTCTGCTGGAAGGCGCTCATCGTGGATATGGTTTGGGTTATGAGTTCCTAAGACATAGTGAGAGATGTTCGGTCTTG GTGCATGTTGTTGATGGTTCTGCCCAACAGCCAGATTATGAGTTTGAGGCAGTTCGCTTGGAACTGGAGTTATTTAGCCCATCTTTGGTTGACAAACCCTATGTGGTAGTGTACAATAAGATGGACCTTCCAGAGGCATCCGATAGGTGGAATACATTTAGAGAAAAGCTACAGGCTCAAGGCATTGAACCTTATTGCATTAGTGCAATAAACAGGCAAGGCACACATGATGTTATTCATGCTGCTTACAAGCTTCTACAGAAAGAGAGGCAAAGGATAAAGGAAACTGAAG AATGGAGTGGGACAGAAAATTTGAACCACGTGTCGGATGCAATTAAAAGGGAAAGGCGTGCTCCCATGAATGAGTTTGAGATTTTTCATGATAAGGGTACAAGTACATGGACTGTTGTTGGAGCTGGAATTGAGCGTTTTGTTCAGATGACCAACTGGCA GTACTCAGATTCCTTGAAAAGATTTCAGCATGCCCTAGAGGCATGTGGTGTCAACAAAACTCTCATCAAACGTGGAGTCAAAGAGGGAGACACGGTGATAATTGGCGAG ATGGAAATGGTTTGGAACGATGAAGCTAAAAGTAACCGTCCATCAAAGACGATGAACACAAAAGATGATGCTGTCCGGTGGCCCGAATTTGGCTAG